The nucleotide sequence TGTGAACGTTGCTTAATGCTCAGTGTCTCCTCCTTGTGGTATATACCAAAAGCATTTATTGTttctttggtgtgttttttttccaggcGCTGATGGGTCTCTTAGTTCCAGCATTTTAGTCGCACAGAACGGCATTGATTCGTCCCAATGGGCCTCACAAAAAAAGCGCAAAGGTCGGAGAAAAAAGCGCAGCCCAGCCTTCCAGAAGCCTTTGCTCATAAAGGGCTCGTCTGAAACGGCCAGCCTGATGTTTGTCATCCCCAATGAAGAAATGGAGTCTGTGGTGGACACCAAGAAGAAACGGAAGCGCAAGGaggaggtgtatgaggaggtgcaATGGTGCGAAATCTGCGATGAGTGCTTCTGTACAGAGGACGATCTGGAGGAGCACCTGAAGACACATCTGGATCAGTCCCAGGAGGATTACGAGTGTGAGGATTGTGGCCGGGTCTTTGAATCCACATCTGAGCTTGAGCAGCATCGGTCAAAGAAACACGGCAAGCTGCGCTTCTGCTGCGACATCTGCGGCATTCAGTACAACTACAAGTCCCAGTTTGTCATCCACATGAGGGCGCACTCTGGGGAGCGACCCTTCACCTGCATTGATTGTGGCCAGGAATTTGGTCACAAGTGCAGCCTAGTGATTCACCAGAGGAAGCACACGGGCGTCACCCCACACCAGTGCAAGAAATGCAAGAAGATGCTAGACACCCGCGTGGCCTTAGCCAAACATGAGAAGATGCGATACTGTCATGACTGCCAGAAATGCTACACACACAGGAGCTTCAGCAAGCACCTCATAAAGAATTGCGTCAAAGCGTAGACACCAGTGAGCCAGGACTCCTCCGAGAACATTGTGTGCCGGCTGCTTATCCCTACCTAATGCATCCTCATCAGTGATGataggcgaaagatttatgcgatctgaagagaaaccagagcatTCTCATCAGTGATGATGAACAGATGCAGCAGCCACCAAGTCATATGACCAGAACTAGGCGTCAGTGACTGCCATTACTTAAAGGTAGAGCAGCCACAcagtgttttctttattttagaGTCCCAGATCCATCACTCTCCAGAGCTTTCTATAGCTTAAAGTGTTTCTCTTAACATCTTTAAACCTGCCTGGCTTGTCACATTAAACCCTCAAGGTGATAACACTGCTGGTATTGAGCCCTAGAGAGTTTCCGCCATGTCAGAGGGCAGGACCAGAGCCGGGCTTTGTGCCAGCAATACATATGCATTTCTTTCCTCTTGACCAAACAAAGCACATACTCCACACTGCTATGGCATGACTTTCTGCTGGAGACTGGACAGGCTGAACTGAGCTGatgatatacacagtacaatactACAGATGGTatatggagggagaaggggttactgatgctccAGGGTTATGtaagcaaaaagaaaaagcatGAGCAcagcataaaagaaaagttacacTAAGCCCTGTACAGCTAATGTGTCTGCTAAGAAGCTAGAGGCAGGACTATCCTGCAGCACTGTGGATATAGGTAGGTTCACTGGTTTATACGCGGGAAGCAGCTGTCCAAAGCTTTATGTGTGATCCTAGATGAAAAAGAAGCCTTGATTTTACCTCTGAGGAACAGTATGGATCATCTGGAGCAGGCAGACTGTCTCAGCTACACAGCCCAGGCTCCCTCTCTTTCCTGCACATGCCCAAGCcttgcccccacttcctgtaatcTGTCCTGATTTAGCGGTACTAAAGACCCTAACAACAGACTGGGCTGCCTACTGGTTGAGAAGGACGGGAAACGTCTTACACAAGAGGCTGCCCCCTCTGTCATCTTTGTTCATAGTTGCTGTGAAGCtgtcacatagcaccttgcactCTGTTCTCTTTCTCCCTTCCATGTGACAGCTATAGAAGTGTGGCCTGTTTAGTCCAGTGCACTTGTCCTACGGGAGTCCATGCTGTTTTTTGTTAGTGGTCAAAGAAGTAATGGAGAGAAAGAatctgtgtgtgtactgctggCAAACACCTCCTCTCTGGTCCCGCCCCCTGAGATCACGTACATATAACTGTGCACCAGCTACAACACTAAAATCACTGTCAGCGCTTGGTTAATCTGATAAAACCAGGCAGGCTGTCAATAGCCACCGCCTGCTGGCTTAGTGTACGTTCTGCTGCAGTGCTTCCTCCAGTAATCTCTGGTTACAGCAGAATACAGAGTTCAGCTCTGGACGTgactgtaatataatgtatgtagcgGCTCAGGAGCAGTGAAGTTTAGATGTCACCATTTTGGATGTTGTGTGCAGCATTACCCCTTACGTAGAGAGTGTGACCTGCGGTAAGGGGCAGGagtcctgggggaggggggcgttCTAGAGTAGGGTCTGGGCTGTAGGTCGAGTGAATTCCTTCTCTTCATCTTTGTAGGAACGTCTTACATTTCATTCTTTAGTGGATGACAATTATTATGATTAACATTTTTTACCTTTTCGGTTTTCTGTAGTTTATATGAAGTGGTTTTGTTTTtgtcaaataaaagcaaaacattttGTTTTCTAGAAAAATTAATTTGTGCCGAGTAACTACTGCTCAACCCCCATTGTCCTCAATACAGTTTCCCCATCGCCGTCCGTACTGCTGCTCCCACCAATTGTCCCTACTGCACCCCCTTCATCGTCCTTTCTActgttcccccctcctcctccctactACAGCCCCTACATCATCTTCCCTACTGCACCCCCTTTATCGTCTTCCCTACTGCACCCCCTTCATTGTCCTCCCTACTGCACCCCCTTATTGTCCTCCCTACTGCACCCCCTTCATCGTCCTCTCTATTGTACCCCCTTCATCTTCATCTTTACTGCTCCCCATCCCCCTCTCTACTGCCCTCCCTTCATCGTCCTTCCTACTGCTCCCCCCATCGTCCTCCCTACTGATCCCCTATCCTCCCTACTGCTTCCCACAATTCTCCTCCCTACTGCACCCTCTTCATTGTCCACCCCACCGCTCCCCCGATTGGCCTCAATACTgctccccccatcatccccacTAATCCTGCTGTTACCACAATCACTTTcaccactactcccatcatcctcaccacTGTTACTACCATCATCCTTGATACTGctcccaccatcatcctcactaatGTGACTGACATCGTACATGTAAGAAGGAAACTTTATTGAAGATCCATAAGGAGACACAGACAGGTCAAAAACAggtaaaaatacaaaatatgaTATAAGTATGCTGAATGTGTAAACTGTGAACAAGGGCGCCAGTCTAATATACAAGGACCTGGGCGCCAGTCTAACATACACGGACCTGGGCGCCAGTCTAACTTACAAGGACCTGGACGCCAGTCTAACATACACGGACCTGGACGCCAGTCTAACATACACGGACCTGGGCGCCAGTCTAACATACAAGGACCTGGACGCCAGTCTAACATACACGGACCTGGGGAGCAGTCTAACATTCAAGGACCTGGGCGCCAGTCTAACATACACGGACCTGGGCGCCAGTCTAACATACAAGGACCTGGGCGCCAGTCTAACATACAAGGATCTGGGGACCAGTCTAACATACAAGGACCTGGGCACCAGTCTAACATACAAGGATCTGGGGACCAGTCTAACATACAAGAACCTGGGCGCCAGTCTAACATACAAGGACCTGGGCGCCAGTCTAACATACAAGGACCTGGGCGCCAGTCTAACATACATGGACCTGGGCGCCAGTCTAACATACACGGACCTGGGCGCCAGTCTAACATACAAGGATCTGGGGACCAGTCTAACATACAAGGACCTGGGCGCCAGTCTAACATACACGGACCTGGGCGCCAGTCTAACATACAAGGACCTGGGCGCCAGTCTAACATACAAGGACCTGGGCACCAGTCTAACATACAAGGACCTGGGCGCCAGTCTAACATACAAGGATCTGGGGACCAGTCTAACATACAAGGACCTGGGCACCAGTCTAACATACAAGGATCTGGGGACCAGGCTAACATACAAGGACCTGGGCACCAGTCTAACATACAAGGACCTGGGCGCCAGTCTAACATACAAGGACCTGGGCGCCAGTCTAACATACACGGACCTGGGCGCCAGTCTAATATACACGGACCTGGGCGCCAGTCTAACATACAAGGATCTGGGGACCAGTCTAACATACAAGGACCTGGGCGCCAGTCTAACATACACGGACCTGGGCGCCAGTCTAACTTACAAGGACCTGGGCGCCAGTCTAACATACAAGGACCTGGGGACCAGTCTAACATACAAGGACCTGGGCACCAGTCTAACATACAAGGACCTGGGCGCCAGTCTAACATACAAGGACCTGGGCGCCAGTCTAACATACACGGACCTGGGCGCCAGTCTAATATACACGGACCTGGGCGCCAGTCTAACATACAAGGATCTGGGGACCAGTCTAACATACAAGGACCTGGGTGCCAGTCTAACATACAAAGATCTGGGGACCAGTCTAACATACAAGGACCTGGGCGCCAGTCTAATATACACGGACCTGGGCGCCAGTCTAACATACAAGGATCTGGGGACCAGTCTAACATACAAGGACCTGGGCGCCAGTCTAACATACACGGACCTGGGCGCCAGTCTAACATACAAGGACCTGGGTGCCAGTCTAACATACAAAGATCTGGGGACCAGTCTAACATACAAGGACCTGGGCGCCAGTCTAATATACACGGACCTGGGCGCCAGTCTAACATACAAGGATCTGGGGACCAGTCTAACATACAAGGACCTGGGCGCCAGTCTAACATACACGGACCTGGGCGCCAGTCTAACATACAAGGACCTGGGCGCCAGTCTAACATACAAGGACCTGGGCGCCAGTCTAATATACAAGGATCTGGGGACCAGTCTAACATACAAGGACCTGGGCACCAGTCTAACATACAAGGACCTGGGCGCCAGTCTAACATACAAGGACCTGGACGCCAGTCTAACATACACGGACCTGGGCGCCAGTCTAACATACAAGGACCTGGACGCCAGTCTAACATACACGGACCTGGGGAGCAGTCTAACATTCAAGGACCTGGGCGCCAGTCTAACATACACGGACCTGGGCGCCAGTCTAACATACAAGGACCTGGGCGCCAGTCTAACATACATGGACCTGGGCGCCAGTCTAATATACACGGACCTGGGCGCCAGTCTAACATACAAGGATCTGGGGACCAGTCTAACATACAAGGACCTGGGTGCCAGTCTAACATACAAGGATCTGGGGACCAGTCTAACATACAAGGACCTGGGCGCCAGTCTAACATACACGGACCTGGGCGCAAGTCTAACATACAAGGACCTGGGCGCCAGTCTAACATACAAGGACCTGGGCGCCAGTCTAACATACAAGGACCTGGGCACCAGTCTAACATACAAGGATCTGGGGACCAGTCTAACATACAAGGACCTGGGCACCAGTCTAACATACAAGGATCTGGGGACCAGGCTAACATACAAGGACCTGGGCACCAGTCTAACATACAAGGACCTGGGCGCCAGTCTAACATACAAGGACCTGGGCGCCAGTCTAACATACATGGACCTGGGCGCCAGTCTAATATACACGGACCTGGGCGCCAGTCTAACATACAAGGATCTGGGGACCAGTCTAACATACAAGGACCTGGGCGCCAGTCTAACATACACGGACCTGGGCGCCAGTCTAACTTACAAGGACCTGGGCGCCAGTCTAACATACAAGGACCTGGGGACCAGTCTAACATACAAGGACCTGGGCACCAGTCTAACATACAAGGACCTGGGCGCCAGTCTAACATACAAGGACCTGGGCGCCAGTCTAACATACATGGACCTGGGCGCCAGTCTAATATACACGGACCTGGGCGCCAGTCTAACATACAAGGATCTGGGGACCAGTCTAACATACAAGGACCTGGGTGCCAGTCTAACATACAAAGATCTGGGGACCAGGCTAACATACAAGGACCTGGGCGCCAGTCTAATATACACGGACCTGGGCGCCAGTCTAACATACAAGGACCTGGGCGCCAGTCTAACATACAAGGATCTGGGGACCAGTCTAACATACACGGACCTGGGTGCCAGTCTAACATACAAGGATCTGGGGACCAGTCTAACATACAAGGACCTGGGTGCCAGTCTAACATACACGGACCTGGGCGCCAGTCTAATATACACGGACCTGGGCGCCAGTCTAACATACAAGGATCTGGGGACCAGTCTAACATACAAGGACCTGGGCGCCAGTCTAACATACACGGACCTGGGCGCCAGTCTAACATACAAGGACCTGGGCGCCAGTCTAACATACAAGGACCTGGGCGCCAGTCTAATATACAAGGATCTGGGGACCAGTCTAACATACAAGGACCTGGGCACCAGTCTAACATACAAGGACCTGGGCGCCAGTCTAACATACAAGGACCTGGGCGCCAGTCTAACATACAAGGACCTGGGCGCCAGTCTAACATACAAGGATCTGGCCGCCAGTCTAATATACAAGGATCTGGGCGCCAGTCTAACATACAAGGATCTGGCCGCCAGTCTAATATACAAGGATCTGGGCACCAGTCTAATATACAAGGACCTGGGCACCAGTCTAACATACAAGGACCTGGGCACCAGTCTAATATACAAGGACCTGGGCGCCAGTCTAATATACAAGGATCTGGGCACCAGTCTAATATACAAGGACCTGGGCGCCAGTCTAATATACAAGGATCTGGGCGCCAGTCTAATATACAAGGACCTGGGCGCCAGTCTAATATACAAGGATCTGGGCACCAGTCTAATATACAAGGACCTGGGCGCCAGTCTAATATACAAGGATCTGGGCACCAGTCTAATATACAAGGACCTGGGCGCCAGTCTAATATACAAGGATCTGGGCACCAGTCTAATATACAAGGACCTGGGCGCCAGTCTAATATACAAGGACCTGGGCGCCAGTCTAATATACAAGGATCTGGGCACCAGTCTAATATACAAGGATCTGTCTCCACGTAGTATAATGTATCATTAATAACATTTAGCAGATTTTGTGGCTGCACTGGGCTCTTCATCACTTTCCACTGGATACCTCATCCTCCATACTGCCACCATCTTCACTATAATCATCATCCTCCCTACTGCTACCATCATCATCTCTCACCATCCTGACCCCTCTCACTACTATTGTCAGTGTCACAGAGTGCAGTACTGATATGGAGAATGGATATAAGCCCCTTCCTTTATCCTGTGTCCTGCAGCATGGGAGAGGGTGGCGTGCACCAGAACTTGCATCCTCAGCACACCCAGAACCATGATAAATGAGGGATGAGGGTTAACCCCAAAATTACAGCACACTGTCTATTAGCGGCACCATCTGCTTGTTTTTTGGAGCCATCACATTGAGTGTCCCTTATACCCATGAGACTATACAAATGGTTTAGTGGAGCCTCCCGCAGCACTTCCAGATATATTCTTTTTATGCCCCCAAAATTTTATTTTGTAAATGTCCCAGACCAAATGTAAATTACCCTCAACTAGGGATCTTGAGGTCCTCATCGCCTGACTGGTCATGGATGGCGCTGTAATCTCACCTCTCTAGGGGTGttagcccctctgtgatgtacaGTAGGCTCCTGCACACCCGGAGAGATGGGACTACAGCCAATCACAAGCACTATCCGTGACTAGTCCGGCACTGAAGATCTCCCCAATGAGCCaactaaaaagaaaaactgaggaAAACACGCTCAGCACATCAAAATTATTATGATAGAATTTTATCGTAACAACTCAAGCtgaaacacaaaagaaaaaaggTGTTTACTGTGAGAAAACcctaaggcccctattacacggggcgactatgaggagcaaaagagcgctgTCATCCACCATTACACGCGGCGGTAGTGAGTGggtgagaggcggggggggggggggggggggggggggggctaacaatattattgttctgtgtaatggtgcgtttacacaggcagatttatctgaccaattttggaagccaaagtcaggaatggacttgaaaagccAGGGAATCttagtctttactttatgacctgcaccctgtttatagtctgttcctggctttggcttcaaaaatctgtcagataaatctctgtgtaaacgcacctttagggtccatttacacacaaagattatctgccaaagatttgaagccaaagccagaaatggatttgaaaagaggagaaatcacaggctttcctgtatgacctgatctctgtttatagtctgtttctggctttggcttcaaatctttggcagataatctgtcagataatctttctgtgtaaatggaccctaatagagCCTTAACTCAAGGAGGGAGATCATAATAAATCAGCTCAGCCCTCCGTCCAGGGAACACCTAATGAACGGACATCATATATGCTAATAAGTGGATACAAAGATAAAGTGCCTGTATACAAGTAGagaataaatatacataaaaaacacTTAACATGCCAAAATCCCCACAGAAATATACAAACCAAAAAGGAAAGGAGGAGATAAGATGAGAGTGACCCTGGTATGTAACCCTTCCCCACACGTTCCGTATGCAATctgctgacttcatcaggggtagACAGATAATTGGGCAGAAAATCTGCTGTGCAAAAGAGCACCAGACTCTCCATAAGAACCTGCGGTACAGAAACCAATTTAAAGGTAAAATAATACTACCACACCATCAGCACgttaccaccacacagtgactaaatagtatcaccatactgTTACCATTTACCTAGTTGCTAGAGCTGCCCCTAGTAGGTATTGCTGTCCCTGGTAGCTAGAGCTGTCCCTGGTAGCTAGAGCTGTCCCTGGTAGCTAGAGCTGCCCCTAGTAGGTATAgctgcccccagtaggtatagcTGTCCCTGGTAGCTAGAGCTGTGCCCCAGTAGGTAGAGCTGTCCCTGGTAGCTAGAGCTGTGCCCCAGTAGGCATAGCTGTCCCTGGTAGCTAGAgctgtgcccccagtaggtatagctgtcccccagtaggtatagcTGTCCCTGGTAGCTAGAGCTGTGCCccagtaggtggagctgtccctGGTAGCTAGAGCTGTGCCCCAGTAGGCATAGCTGTCCCTGGTAGCTAGAGCTGTGCCCCAGTAGGTAGAGCTGTCCCTGGTAGCTAGAGCTGTGCCCCAGTAGGCATAGCTGTCCCTGGTAGCTAGAGCTGTGCACCAGTAGATAGAGCtttcccccagtaggtatagCTGTCCCTAGTAGctagagcgccccccccccccccagtaggtataGCTGTCCCTAGTAGGTATAGCTTCCCCCAATAGGTATAGCTGTCCCCCAATAGGTATAGCTGCCCCTAGTAGGTATagctgtcccccagtaggtatagcTGTCCCTAGTAGCTAGAGCTGTGCCCCAGTAGGTAGAGCTGTCCCTGGTAGCTAGAGCTGTGCACCAGTAGATAGAGCtttcccccagtaggtatagCCGTCCCTAGTAGctagagcgccccccccccccccctccccagttggTATAGCTGTCTCTAGTAGGTTAAGCTGCCCCCTAGTATAATTAGATCTGTCCCCAATATAATTGCCTTCGATAGCTATAGCGGTAGGTATAGTCTCCCCTAGTAGAGCTAACCCTATGAAGTCTAGATGCCCCCAGTATTGCCGCGCCTAGTTAGTTTAGTTGCCCTCTTGTAGCCAGGGCTGCCCCCAGTAGGTACATTTGTTTCCCAGTAAGTAGTTGTCcaccttaaaaaacaaaacatatactcacctctcctcgcaTCTCAGTCCTGGGGCCTGGAGTTGTTTGCCAGAGCACGCAGTGCCCCCAAGTAGAAATAATTCCCCTCTTGTGCCCCCCCTTTTTCCATAATAAAATTaagtaaaatacataaataaactgACTACTTACCTCCTCCAGTCATTGATCTCATGGAGCAGCCCACACCAGACATCACTAGCTGCTCGACATCACTTCCAGATCTGATGTCCTTACCAGCGCCATCTGCTGTTCACTCACAGTAATTATACCGTGTATGGGGTACAAGCGCCATCTGCTGTTCACTCACAGTAATTATACCGTGTACAGGGTACCAGCGCCATCTGCTGTTCACTCACAGTAATTACACCGTGTACGGGGTACCAGCGCCATCTGCTGTTCACTCACAGTAATTATACCGTGTATCGGGTACCAGCGCCATCTGCTGTTTATTTGCAGTAATTATACTGTGTATCGTGTACCAGCGCCATCTGCTGTTTATTTGCAGTAATTATACTGTGTATCATGTACCAGCGCCATCTGCTGTTTATTTGCAGTAATTATACTGTGTATCGGGTACCAGCGCCATCTGCTGTTTATTTGCAGTAATTATACCGTGTATGGAGTACCAGTGCCATCTGCTGGTCACTTACAGCCAGTACATTGTGTCTCGGGGACCAACGCCACCTGCTGGTCACTTTCAGCTATTACTGTGTTCCCTTATGCTAGCGCCTTCTGCTGTTCACTCACAGCTATTACAGTGTTTCTCCAACTAGCGCCATCTGCTGGTCACTTTGAGCTATTATATTGTGTCGCGTCTCGGGTaccagcgccac is from Dendropsophus ebraccatus isolate aDenEbr1 chromosome 14, aDenEbr1.pat, whole genome shotgun sequence and encodes:
- the LOC138772111 gene encoding uncharacterized protein, with translation MASVDQDLSQTVTCDVSKSSTEKSATITDPVVTDDRLADDTVLPARLEDCSSPGLAVIGEETGRLSPQACPPLPPPPSSLTPDTSSEESEVDGTASATQSETSPPAVMEDSTVSGHGGGAKVTVADGTINTSDSVAGTAVSSGRVRRRKSSPKKREMPDDLMFPMDVIMKEESSDDEYKAAISTDTSSGIIQGEALLSGADGSLSSSILVAQNGIDSSQWASQKKRKGRRKKRSPAFQKPLLIKGSSETASLMFVIPNEEMESVVDTKKKRKRKEEVYEEVQWCEICDECFCTEDDLEEHLKTHLDQSQEDYECEDCGRVFESTSELEQHRSKKHGKLRFCCDICGIQYNYKSQFVIHMRAHSGERPFTCIDCGQEFGHKCSLVIHQRKHTGVTPHQCKKCKKMLDTRVALAKHEKMRYCHDCQKCYTHRSFSKHLIKNCVKA